One window from the genome of Microbulbifer sp. ALW1 encodes:
- a CDS encoding TlpA disulfide reductase family protein, with product MRNLIAALCTSAALLAGAPALASAPASDFTLASLNDGNLKLSEQRGEVIMLNFWASWCGPCREEMPLLSDLHARYEPVGFQVWGVNVDANREDAQAMLKKIPVEFPVLFDAESDVSKLFGVEAMPTSVFIDRDGKVRYVHKGYRSGDEAEYKKIIKELIRE from the coding sequence ATGCGTAACCTGATTGCCGCCCTCTGTACCAGTGCTGCCCTTCTCGCGGGCGCGCCGGCGCTGGCCAGTGCCCCCGCCAGCGACTTTACCCTGGCTTCCCTTAACGACGGCAACCTGAAGCTCAGCGAACAGCGCGGCGAAGTGATCATGCTGAACTTCTGGGCATCCTGGTGTGGGCCCTGTCGCGAGGAAATGCCGCTACTGAGTGATCTGCACGCGCGCTACGAGCCGGTGGGTTTTCAGGTGTGGGGTGTGAATGTGGATGCCAACCGCGAAGATGCCCAGGCTATGCTGAAAAAAATCCCGGTGGAATTTCCGGTGCTGTTTGATGCCGAGAGCGACGTCAGCAAGCTCTTTGGCGTTGAAGCCATGCCTACCTCGGTGTTTATCGACCGCGACGGCAAGGTGCGCTACGTGCACAAGGGCTACCGCAGTGGCGATGAGGCCGAGTACAAAAAAATCATCAAGGAATTGATCCGGGAATAA
- a CDS encoding DUF4266 domain-containing protein: MPEPWVKPYERHYLADPIMSFERDPVAAGYMNHVYEAREAARGAEGGSGGGCGCN; the protein is encoded by the coding sequence ATGCCGGAGCCCTGGGTAAAACCTTACGAGCGGCACTATCTCGCGGACCCGATCATGAGTTTCGAGCGCGATCCGGTGGCCGCCGGCTACATGAACCACGTGTATGAAGCGCGCGAAGCCGCACGCGGTGCAGAAGGTGGATCCGGAGGCGGTTGTGGCTGCAACTAA
- a CDS encoding DUF3570 domain-containing protein, translating into MAATNYRKCLSALALFLFSIHSSAAVLPEERADTMYHSYSGGGVTIDGPSVLVRKNIGNKVSLSANYYVDMISGASIDVQATASPYSEQRDEYSLGAEYLVDKTTMSLSYTNSSEDDYQAETVGFGISQDFFGDLSSLSMRVSLGSDDVMRNGDEDFLAQAEHRRYSIGWSQILTTKLIAELSVETVADEGFLNNPYRSVRYLDPNSGTGFSYQAELYPTTRNSDAVALRAKYHLPYRAAIKSEYRRYADSWGISSDNLEFRYTHPLEAENLILEGKLRFYKQTGADFYSDLFPYLDATNFRARDKELSDFTSTAIGIGASYLLPERWALFDRKNTVNLYWDYVLFDYDDFHDVRVHTGSGDYLPGDEPAYHFNAHVVRLFWSMWF; encoded by the coding sequence GTGGCTGCAACTAATTACAGAAAATGCCTCAGTGCACTAGCACTCTTTTTATTTTCTATTCACTCCTCTGCGGCGGTGTTGCCGGAGGAACGCGCGGATACCATGTACCACTCCTACAGTGGTGGCGGGGTCACCATTGATGGCCCTTCGGTGTTGGTGCGCAAGAATATTGGCAACAAGGTATCTCTTTCTGCCAATTATTATGTGGACATGATCTCCGGCGCTTCCATCGATGTGCAGGCCACCGCCAGCCCCTACAGTGAGCAGCGGGACGAGTATTCATTGGGCGCGGAATATCTGGTGGATAAAACCACCATGAGCCTGAGTTACACCAACTCCAGTGAAGACGACTACCAGGCCGAGACTGTCGGTTTCGGCATATCGCAGGATTTCTTCGGCGACCTCAGTTCATTGTCCATGCGCGTCAGCCTGGGTAGTGACGATGTCATGCGCAACGGCGACGAGGACTTTCTTGCCCAGGCCGAGCACCGTCGCTATTCCATCGGTTGGAGCCAGATTCTCACCACCAAACTGATCGCCGAACTAAGCGTAGAAACCGTGGCGGATGAGGGCTTTCTGAATAATCCCTATCGCAGCGTGCGCTACCTGGACCCCAATTCCGGAACCGGCTTCAGTTACCAGGCGGAACTCTACCCCACCACCCGCAACAGCGATGCCGTGGCACTGAGGGCCAAATACCACCTGCCCTACCGCGCAGCGATCAAAAGCGAGTACCGTCGCTATGCCGACAGCTGGGGCATCAGTTCCGACAACCTGGAATTCCGTTACACCCACCCCCTGGAAGCGGAAAACCTGATCCTCGAGGGCAAGCTGCGCTTCTACAAACAGACCGGAGCGGATTTTTACAGCGACCTCTTTCCCTACCTGGATGCCACCAACTTCCGCGCCCGCGACAAAGAGCTGAGCGACTTCACCAGCACCGCCATCGGCATCGGCGCTTCCTACCTGCTGCCGGAACGCTGGGCCCTGTTTGATCGCAAGAACACCGTTAATCTTTACTGGGACTACGTGCTGTTCGACTACGACGACTTCCACGATGTGCGCGTGCACACTGGCAGCGGCGACTACCTCCCCGGTGACGAGCCTGCCTACCACTTCAATGCCCACGTGGTGCGCCTCTTCTGGTCCATGTGGTTCTAG